The Vigna unguiculata cultivar IT97K-499-35 chromosome 11, ASM411807v1, whole genome shotgun sequence genomic sequence ATTGGATTGCAAATTTTTTGGTTCACAAAAAAGTAAGTGGTCCTTGTTTAGCTCAACCCGTGAGCCGGTTTGACTCATTTTGATACCtctattcaaaattaaaagaaaaggatTTAAATTGgcattttgtaaaatataaagattaaacatgtaaaatgataaaattaatatatcatataaagCTGGTTTGCCCGAGTGGTTAAGGGGGAAGACTTAAGATCTTCTGCACTCAAGTGCGCGTGGGTTCGAACCCCACAGCCAgcatctttttaattttttgtttagtttttcaaaattagaaGGAAAGGATCAAATTTGACATAAATTATGAAGGTGCAAATAGTAAAATGATTAAATCAATGCATAGGTCAGTTATCGTAACTGGGCCATGCATcgctttcttttaatttctggtCTTTACTACATCACTAATACTTTTTCATTTGtcgtaaaaataaatttaagttgaaagaaaattttacactgaaaatgaaaaataaaattatgcatTCATCTTTAGTTTCTTTACCCAACTATCCAATAACGAGTTCACATTACTaaccaaagtttttttttttttttgcaatattgactaaaaaatatcatacaattgaaaaaaaaactttaaaagaacaTAACCTCATCAAACCAAACttaaattaatgttataaacATGTAGAAATATTAAGTAGGTGGTCTAAAAAAAATACAGACACCCACTTAACAAACATTACCAGAAAATCCAAATTCTAAAAGTTATTATCAATTGCCAAAGACATAAATGTTTAAaatccaaaactaaaataaaataaaatagtgcaGTGTTACAATATTGTAGACATTTTCTTCAGATGTGGATTGAGTTGTATCTGCATATATCAAACATGAAAGGTATTATATTCAATTTCTCTTAttcaattattgtttttatacttGTCTTTATTCACcaaaaaatggattttatatGTCTTTAACACTTTGTCTCAAAGTTAACTAAATGTGTCTATTTATTTGTTGCCCAATTATTAGTTAGGTCATTTTGTATGTTTTGGTGTAATTTAAGACTAATTGGTTGttcttttactttgtttgaacTTGCAcataaaagtttcaattttttttctactatgGTCAAAATTTTCACAATTCCCTTTAGAAGAAATAGGGTTTGATTTTAACGTAAAATGCAGCTGTTACTTTGACCTTTGTTTTATATCACATGACACGCTTTTTGAGAAAAATCTTACCTTGAAAGTATccactttttttattcaaaaaaaggACAATCATTGTGACACACCTTTTAAACTAAAGGGTAAAAATTATGTTGGCCCCTTCCAATAACCTTAAGAAACTTAGTTTAATTAATAGCACCCACCTTATAATATGAGGATTGAGGACTAAGATTGAGTGGTGTCTTCATAACTTGTGCAATGCCAACAAAACTATTAGACGGTAATTAATTTAAAGGGTTATAAAATTGGTGAAAAAGGTTACATTCATTAATGATGATGACCCTTTTGCCTTAAGTAACCAAAATGACAACTAATGATTCTTATCATCACATGTTACTAAGATTGAACACTATTAAGTATGAAAGAATTCCAAAAAAGGTTACTTTTTTTTAGATActtttttgttaaaagtaaCAAGGATTTAAGtgtttgtttaaaataaagataaataaaagttaaacacTTCGTAAAAAAagatttctaattttttttatcattttaggttaaaattatataaattaaacttagATTTTATTGGTATTTTGTCTGTATTATGACCTAAAAAAACCCGTAAAAAAGAACATATCATCTTATTAACATGATGAAACAATATTGAGAAAAAGTTATATTTGAATCACTCTATTAAGACAATTGGTTGAAAATATAGTgagtgaaaataattatattcgtTAAAGAAGTGAACTTAactctaatttaattttataaaattatattctaatatGAAGTTTGCAcacttatttactttttaaattaacttttatttttagtcGACGAAagaataaatcaattttttttactactgtaaccccatatttaaaaatgagttttaggtcaaatttaacctcgtaaaatcaattaaatctaAGGTAAGATTTGCAAACTGATGGTGTAGTTTTAGAGAACAACAAAGAGCACATGCATAACTGATGCGATCTCTTATCCTAATGTTTGTTTCTATAAAAGTTGAAAGATATtatcaaaaattgaaatatggCATCCCATGCTTTTTCCTCATAACATGACATGTATTAAAATAAGTGCAAAGGAAAGACtgaaaaaacaacaacaaaggaacTCCTTTTTTCTGAACTGTTGAAAATGACTTTGAAAGGGCTATCtgaaaattttgcaattatttgttttcttgtCGGAAGGTTAAGTAATCAAATATATTGCAGCTTTTAAACAATAAATCATACatgtaaggaaaaaaaaaaacataaaggtGTGAGTGAATAAAAATATGCATTAGAGCTTAAAGATAGAGAGCATAGGCAGCATATTCACACTCTTTGTAACCAAGTTACTTATTTTTGACAGTTTCAGGTAAGAGATTCTAAAAggtaaatgaatattttttttttcaagagaatTGCTTTTATTAAACtgaaatttatcaaaaaaattgcaaatttttgCACCCCACTTTTCATTTAAGTGGTCACTCTTctgatttcaaaattttgaataaaaaggAATAAGAATTTGTGTTAAATTTGACACAGATTCAAAAGGGTATAGAGTCTTTCAAGTCTAGAACTTTTGAGAAGTTAAAGAGATTTAAGGAGATTGAAGCCACTTCTGATGGAACAATATGATAAAAAGTGTTATTTTAAAAggaaatttaaagtattaataaagaggagaaggagaaaaacattGGTAAAATATTAAAGGAAGAGTTTATTTGTACTCTATAGTTGTCCACACAAACAAAATGTGAAAGAAAGTAGCAAATAATTGCATGTATGGTAAATAAAATTCATTCCTTGGggaaaaaaatgacaaataacATGAATTAGAAGTGCATTTTTTATCCACCACATTATTTGGCTCAGACTAAGCAAACCTAACAAATAAAAGGACTCACGAAATATATAACTATAAGATCTCACAAAACAATCTATGCAAACAAAATCACACTGTCTAATTGATGATGTCTAAGGCTCTAACTTAAGCACTTTTTGGTACATCTTCATAATAGCTTCCCTGAAGCCAGAGTGATGCAATTCTAGTATTAACATCACTTTTTCTGTGATTTTTGTATCTTCTTGATGGATGGCAATGAAATCTTGGAAATGACTTTGAATTTCTTTCCAAAGTTGAAAATGATTTGCTCTAAACTAGCTCTGTAGTGTAGATGCTTTGGCACAGCTTTTTGTTGGTTGAAGAAATCAGCCCccaatgatgtatttttttgaggagaaactagaaaaatatggacacaacattgatgaaacttAAGTAGCTTTTTCAGAATTTTTGGCTCATTGAGCTTTTACACAATGGTGCCAACATAGCCAAATCCTACAATTGAGAATGTTATGGTCTGAAGGAAGAGGTAGATGAAGTAGTTGTGCTTCCCATGCACAAAATCATAGCACCCACATAAGAAGAGAAATGCAGCAAATCCAAGCTCCAGTAAGTTAAGTCTGTTGttcaatcaagaaaaaaaaattaatcataattaaGACATTTAAGTACGTTTAAGAGCTTTAAGTACATTTGGTACTTCTCCTCAAGTTCTCAATAATGTAAAGTATGATGATTTGGGTTAGACAGTAAGTACATTCTGACTTGGCCTGTGTTGGATTTTAATAAAGTGAGATGATTAAAATAATGGAGTAGAAAAGTGGGACATAACTTAACTTCTCCTTGATTACTACAAATTTTGAGTTCatgctaaaattattttttgatgtGTGGGTTTTCTGAGATCCAGACAAGGGCATGTTATTTTGTAAATTCTTCTGTCATATTCATGTGCATGTGACAGAAACGTTTTGATTAGGGTGGCATGGCATGATGCTGTTGATTTGAAAGTGgacttaaaaaattttcatataaatgttTACCTACCCAAAGAGAATCTTAACTGTTACAATGAAGAATATCTAGAAACCATTCACTAATAAGTAGGAACCTATGGAATTATTTCCTTGCAATCATTGAATTATTGGCCACACACAGTCTAGAACACATCTCCATTATGCCAGTGTGTATGTGCATGATTGACACTCACAAATTCACAATGGAGATGTGGACAAGAAACCATAACTAATGCCAAATGCATACATACATAGGTGGCAGATCTAAGATCCTAAATCAGTCGAgacaattacaaattatttaggTCTCAATCCGGTAACCttttaaagtaaaagtaaagaattagaaggaaaaataatctttttcagatatttaataataattttaacaaaaccGGTAAATACACTTGCACACCTTCGTGTACACGTAGGTTCGTCACTACTGgcaaataagtaaaaataaaaatcagaaaCTGACCTTTCAACAAATTTGGATCGAGTAGTCTTTTTGGGTGCCTTGGTGGCAGCATTCTTCTTGGCAGCATCTCCTGGTTTATTCTTGTTATTGCTGTTGACAGAGTCACCAAGTTTTTCAGTCACAACCCATTCATTTGCTCTTCCATACTCCAAGAGACCTATAAATGTTGCCTTTGTACGGTGCAGAGACATCACATTCTCAAAGAGGATCCAATAGAACAGAAGGTGAATGGACCTGCCAAAGTTGCACACAActtttagaaacaaattttgaaGGCTGCAACATCTATGGCAAAACCAGGTCAAAAACAAGGGCAAAAAGTACCTTGGTGTTCCAACTGAATTCAGAATGGTGATGACAGAAGGAATATAAACCGCTCCCCATATTGGAACATGAACCTCAGGGATCAAGATTGTGAGGGGAATCACAAGACAGTAGAAGAAGAAAGTGACCATGTGAGCTATGATTTTGCGAACAAAGAAGAAGCTGTATATAACGTACACTTTCTTCCAGAATCTAACTTTCTGCAGAAATGTTTAAACATCAGAACATGCAGAGAGAAAGAAACACTTACATTGTACATTGTTCCTTACAGAACACacagaataaaataaaagtactcACCTTGTTCCTTACTATCTCCATAACCATTTTGCGGAACAAATTTGCAGGACCACAGGACCATCTGTGCTGCTGAAATCTAAAGGCTCTCAAAGTACTTGGAAGCTCACTTTTTGCCTGCCATTACAGAAAGAGTACAATTACTTAGTATAAGAAAATACAAACCATAGTTCATGATCACATGATTCATATAACTCCATTGTCCAAAGTATTAATTGTTCATCTTGGAAGTAGATGGAACAATGATTCACCTGAAGGTCTCCGAGGTACAAAAATTTCCATCCCCTAAGACTAGCACGAACAGCAAGATCCATATCTTCCACTGTTGTTCTGTCTTTCCACCCTCCAGCTTCATTAATAGCAGCTATTCTCCAAACTCCAGCAGTTCCTGCATTAAGGTCCAAAATCAGAAACTTTCCCAGTAAAAAAACATCATGCTACAGCAACCTATGAATCATGAATCACCTATGCTATGACCATGTACTACTGTGTAATGTAACACATGAGGTAGGTAAGGTCAACAACATGTTTGGAATAGTAGAAAGAAAGAAGTTAAACGAATTACCGTTGAAACCGAAGAAAGCATGAGTGGCTGACCCAACTTCTTGTTCCACAGTGAAATGGTAATCCAGAGACATCTCTTGCATTCTTGTCAATAAACACTCATCAGCATTcactgtaaaaaaaataaaaaaaaaaattacccagTTAGTAAAACACGCTCAAGATTCAAACTTTATAGTTAAAAGGCGAAAATGATTAGATAACTATTAACAATTTAACAATTTGAATGAACTACATAAAAGGGTAAAAGAAAGTTTTTGACTTGTGATCATATGATTTTACTTTGATACTGAATTAACTTTTTCACAtgtcacaaaataaaaaaaaaaaaatgcaacaaCAACGCCATCTTGTGATGGACCACACCGACAATAAAGCAAAAGTCAGCAATGGCCCCACACTTGCACATGT encodes the following:
- the LOC114169202 gene encoding glucomannan 4-beta-mannosyltransferase 2, with amino-acid sequence MVDSEPKFFIPESIQGVNFDVTAQMRMVWEVIKAPLIVPLLNMAVYICLAMALMLFMERVYMGIVIILVKLFWKKPHQRYKFEPLQEDEELGNTNFPVVLVQIPMFNEKEVYKVSIGAACNLSWPADRLVIQVLDDSTDPAIKQMVEMECQRWASKGINITYQIRETRGGYKAGALKEGLKRSYVKHCEYVAIFDADFRPEPDFLRRSIPFLVGNPDIALVQARWRFVNADECLLTRMQEMSLDYHFTVEQEVGSATHAFFGFNGTAGVWRIAAINEAGGWKDRTTVEDMDLAVRASLRGWKFLYLGDLQAKSELPSTLRAFRFQQHRWSCGPANLFRKMVMEIVRNKKVRFWKKVYVIYSFFFVRKIIAHMVTFFFYCLVIPLTILIPEVHVPIWGAVYIPSVITILNSVGTPRSIHLLFYWILFENVMSLHRTKATFIGLLEYGRANEWVVTEKLGDSVNSNNKNKPGDAAKKNAATKAPKKTTRSKFVERLNLLELGFAAFLFLCGCYDFVHGKHNYFIYLFLQTITFSIVGFGYVGTIV